In one window of bacterium DNA:
- a CDS encoding DUF3343 domain-containing protein: MPPGSRNPPARNGAAKNKFAVLHFPSTHDTILAERLATQRGYDAEVIPRPPGKIGRCGVALQVAAADVEALTEIFVRGGLADLDVAEG, from the coding sequence ATGCCTCCCGGAAGCCGAAACCCGCCGGCGCGTAACGGCGCCGCTAAAAATAAATTCGCCGTCCTCCATTTCCCGTCGACCCACGATACGATATTGGCCGAACGGCTCGCGACGCAGCGGGGTTACGACGCGGAGGTTATCCCGCGGCCTCCCGGGAAAATAGGCCGGTGCGGCGTCGCGCTCCAAGTGGCCGCGGCCGACGTGGAGGCGCTGACGGAGATATTCGTCCGCGGCGGCCTGGCGGACCTCGACGTCGCGGAAGGTTAA
- a CDS encoding energy-coupling factor ABC transporter permease codes for MYLPIGTVPAWLGVLGWLAAAASLAAALVRLRRSSVTIWTFAGAGALVAALRLLEFPLHAEALYGGTVAAVGLVVIVFGAEVGVCCLCAATLALGLVAPYVDWAALGANLLVHVAVAPWLVWGLYSRLKSVFASEAAGYVLAFAVGGAGAAVVALTYLAVSPACGPVTADAAWRVVAAGLALAAAEGVLAAWGYTLTLSRRYRGDGRLERWAPRSWRGGFWMAVTAVILAAGAAPWVPPYGGVLGPMPALARAAGVPFLSRAVLGLATVAAAAALACLLFGARKLIRLLFGNKKAGA; via the coding sequence ATGTATTTACCCATCGGAACGGTCCCGGCCTGGCTCGGCGTACTCGGTTGGCTCGCCGCCGCGGCGTCGTTGGCCGCGGCGCTCGTTCGCCTGCGCCGCTCGAGCGTAACCATATGGACGTTCGCGGGCGCCGGGGCGCTGGTCGCGGCGCTGCGGTTGCTGGAATTTCCGCTGCACGCCGAAGCGCTCTACGGCGGCACCGTCGCGGCCGTGGGCCTGGTCGTAATCGTCTTCGGCGCGGAGGTGGGCGTCTGCTGTCTTTGCGCGGCGACGCTCGCGCTAGGGCTGGTCGCGCCCTACGTGGATTGGGCCGCGTTGGGCGCGAACCTGCTGGTCCACGTCGCGGTTGCGCCCTGGCTCGTTTGGGGGCTGTACTCGAGGTTGAAAAGCGTCTTCGCCTCCGAAGCCGCGGGCTACGTTTTAGCCTTCGCGGTCGGCGGCGCCGGCGCGGCCGTCGTCGCGTTGACGTACCTGGCAGTCTCGCCGGCGTGCGGGCCCGTCACGGCGGACGCGGCGTGGCGCGTCGTTGCGGCCGGCCTGGCGCTGGCGGCGGCCGAAGGGGTGTTGGCGGCCTGGGGATACACTTTAACTCTCAGCCGTCGCTACCGCGGCGACGGCCGGCTCGAGCGTTGGGCGCCGCGTTCGTGGCGCGGCGGCTTTTGGATGGCCGTTACGGCCGTAATCCTCGCCGCGGGCGCCGCGCCGTGGGTACCGCCCTACGGCGGCGTGCTCGGGCCGATGCCGGCGCTGGCCCGCGCCGCCGGCGTCCCGTTCCTCTCGCGCGCCGTTTTGGGTCTCGCTACGGTCGCCGCGGCCGCGGCCCTGGCCTGTTTACTCTTCGGCGCCCGTAAATTAATCCGCCTACTTTTCGGGAATAAAAAAGCCGGCGCGTGA
- a CDS encoding glycosyltransferase family 9 protein: MTPPPNPAARIARYTGRFNARRAVEAAAWRALRPVFTLARPWPRNRAAREGRVLALERILRIGDTLVARPALAAIRNRYPDAELAVVCRPALAPLCEADYLVDRVVVAGAGLSAFRRAAREAKEFGAARAYVLVPDRWSPYLAWLAGAGEITGYDYAARGTALTDRRAPPPRANVPAFSYDAATPEVHNAAIWLRLLEPEAPAPAAYPPLEPGAAAREAAAAFIRDAWGGRPTPLVIMHPGAANPSYLWRRENWLEVGRELARRGAAALAITGGPGEEESAAAVAEGIGPGVAASAVGLSLLETCALVAAADLVITLDTAPVHIASTMGTPVVALYGPGDATMWAPLGVPHRTVVGDARCRGCKSARCFQDRHYCMEAITPAAVVAAATELMEGGRT, translated from the coding sequence ATGACCCCGCCGCCTAACCCGGCCGCCCGCATCGCGCGATACACCGGGAGGTTTAACGCCCGGCGCGCCGTCGAGGCCGCGGCGTGGCGCGCGTTGCGGCCGGTTTTTACTTTGGCGCGACCCTGGCCCCGCAACCGCGCCGCCCGGGAGGGGCGCGTCCTGGCGCTCGAGCGCATTCTGCGCATCGGCGATACGCTCGTCGCCAGGCCGGCGCTCGCCGCCATCCGAAATAGGTACCCGGACGCCGAACTGGCGGTGGTATGCCGACCGGCCCTCGCGCCGCTCTGCGAGGCCGACTACCTCGTCGACCGCGTCGTTGTCGCCGGGGCCGGTTTATCGGCCTTCCGTCGGGCCGCCCGCGAAGCAAAGGAGTTCGGCGCGGCGCGGGCGTACGTGCTGGTCCCGGACCGGTGGTCGCCGTACCTGGCGTGGCTCGCCGGCGCGGGGGAGATAACCGGCTATGACTACGCCGCGCGCGGGACGGCGCTGACGGACCGCCGGGCTCCGCCGCCCAGGGCCAACGTCCCGGCGTTCTCGTACGACGCCGCGACTCCGGAAGTCCACAACGCGGCGATATGGCTGCGGCTGCTCGAGCCGGAGGCGCCGGCGCCTGCGGCTTATCCGCCGCTCGAGCCGGGGGCGGCGGCGCGCGAGGCCGCCGCGGCCTTCATCCGCGACGCGTGGGGCGGGCGGCCGACGCCGCTCGTCATAATGCACCCCGGCGCCGCCAACCCGTCGTATCTGTGGCGGCGCGAGAATTGGCTCGAGGTCGGGCGGGAGCTCGCGCGGAGGGGAGCGGCGGCGCTGGCTATAACGGGCGGCCCGGGCGAGGAGGAGAGCGCCGCGGCGGTAGCCGAAGGAATCGGGCCCGGCGTCGCGGCCTCGGCGGTCGGCCTATCGCTGCTCGAGACGTGCGCGCTGGTAGCGGCGGCGGATTTGGTTATCACGCTCGACACCGCGCCGGTCCACATAGCCTCTACGATGGGTACGCCGGTCGTCGCGCTTTACGGCCCGGGCGACGCTACGATGTGGGCGCCGCTCGGCGTGCCGCACCGGACCGTCGTCGGCGACGCGCGCTGCCGCGGCTGCAAGTCGGCGCGGTGCTTCCAGGACCGCCACTATTGTATGGAGGCCATAACGCCGGCGGCGGTGGTCGCCGCCGCGACGGAGCTTATGGAGGGGGGGCGTACGTAA